In Mytilus edulis chromosome 7, xbMytEdul2.2, whole genome shotgun sequence, a single genomic region encodes these proteins:
- the LOC139482209 gene encoding uncharacterized protein has protein sequence MEDMLVFVMLCLTIACECCIEDRITALESRMFSIEQLKIRISSLERKLHSAQQMGCQSGVVELGESPLPNKQVCHIVRFHRPFLNIPAIVCGLRELEADKHHDVRINAMPFNVSTTGFAMKIFSWGESCTHNAIFSWMACPMIT, from the exons ATGGAGGATATGCTGGTTTTTGTGATGCTGTGCCTTACCATAGCATGTGAATGCTGCATAGAGGACAGGATAACAGCTTTAGAATCGAGAATGTTTTCAATAGAGCAATTGAAAATAAGAATATCGTCACTTGAAAGAAAGC TCCACTCAGCGCAACAAATGGGTT GCCAGTCTGGTGTGGTAGAACTTGGCGAATCGCCATTGCCGAACAAACAAGTCTGTCACATAGTAAGATTTCATAGACCATTTCTGAATATTCCTGCAATTGTGTGTGGACTGCGGGAATTAGAAGCTGATAAGCATCATGACGTTCGCATCAATGCAATGCCTTTCAATGTGTCGACAACAGGATTTGCTATGAAAATATTTTCCTGGGGAGAATCATGTACACACAACGCTATTTTCTCGTGGATGGCATGTCCGATGATAACTTAA